The following are from one region of the Cinclus cinclus chromosome 7, bCinCin1.1, whole genome shotgun sequence genome:
- the C7H10orf143 gene encoding uncharacterized protein C10orf143 homolog gives MAAGPVRGRRGALGPGGAGEPECKRACRLLDTIPKEAGAQLMDCAMDLGSRQKFLPDSAAWAVKTKQSSVVLENHGSKGTSQPCPRCVAGESGHFGHILGF, from the exons ATGGCCGCGGGGCCCGTGCGGGGCAGGCGGGGAGCGCTCGGCCCGGGCGGAGCCGGGGAGCCGGAATGC AAGCGAGCGTGCCGGCTGCTGGACACCATTCCAAAGGAGGCTGGTGCCCAGCTCATGGACTGTGCCATGGATCTGGGTTCCAGGCAGAAATTCCTCCCTGACTCTGCTGCCTGGGCTGTGAAGACAAAGCAGAGTTCCGTG GTTTTGGAAAATCACGGGAGCAAAGGCACTTCCCAGCCGTGCCCGAGATGTGTTGCTGGAGAATCT GGACACTTCGGTCACATCCTGGGCTTCTAG